A portion of the Parambassis ranga chromosome 22, fParRan2.1, whole genome shotgun sequence genome contains these proteins:
- the LOC114428052 gene encoding protein L-Myc-1b-like: protein MEFDCYQHYFFDYFDTEEDFYKSTAPSEDIWKKFELLPTPPMSPTRTLSGAAPHFSPGDKLSWLSKVLGQDEECEGQFTPDTEELFGNLSSHIIQDCMWSSFSASKQLEKVNGRVSAAAQTPVAQIAVRPSKAQCVSPGGLLATAATDCVDPAAVFTFPASSCRKPASSGSESRSDSSDDDDDDEEEIDVVTVENKQNRMQLVNVRKPVTIRVRADPCPKRFHVSVHRQQHNYAARSPDSEPGPEYDDDDDDDDDDEEDDEPLVKRNCQLPGSSACASHPTSPSESPQNSDAEDTDRRRNHNFLERKRRNDLRSRFLSLRDQIPGLESAKTPKVAILTKATEYLSELHTREKRQLQEKKRLRSRQQQLLRRLSELKRS from the exons ATGGAGTTCGACTGTTATCAGCACTATTTTTTCGATTATTTCGACACGGAGGAGGATTTTTACAAGTCAACAGCACCAAGTGAGGACATATGGAAGAAGTTCGAGCTGTTGCCCACCCCTCCCATGTCTCCCACCCGGACTCTGAGCGGTGCTGCTCCGCACTTCTCGCCAGGAGACAAGCTCAGCTGGCTGTCCAAAGTGCTGGGTCAAGACGAGGAGTGTGAGGGTCAGTTCACCCCGGATACTGAGGAGTTATTCGGCAACCTCAGCTCCCACATCATCCAGGACTGCATGTGGAGTAGTTTCTCTGCCAGCAAGCAGCTGGAGAAGGTCAACGGGAGAGTGTCAGCTGCGGCGCAGACACCAGTGGCACAGATCGCAGTGAGACCGAGCAAAGCGCAGTGCGTCTCGCCCGGTGGGCTGCTCGCCACCGCGGCGACAGACTGCGTCGACCCCGCTGCAGTTTTCACCTTTCCTGCAAGCAGCTGTAGGAAGCCGGCATCGTCTGGTTCCGAGTCTCGCTCTGATTCCTCTG atgatgatgatgatgacgaagAGGAAATTGATGTTGTCACAGTGGAGAACAAGCAGAACCGGATGCAACTGGTGAATGTCCGAAAACCGGTCACCATCAGGGTCAGAGCAGACCCCTGCCCCAAACGCTTCCACGTGTCAGTCCACCGGCAACAGCACAACTATGCCGCCCGCTCTCCAGACAGCGAACCAGGGCCTGAgtatgatgatgacgatgatgatgacgatgatgatgaagaggacgATGAGCCCCTGGTCAAGCGTAACTGTCAGCTGCCCGGTTCTTCGGCTTGTGCCTCCCATCCAACATCACCCTCAGAGTCTCCCCAGAACTCAGACGCAGAGGACACCGATCGCAGGCGGAACCATAACTTCCtcgagaggaagaggaggaacgaCCTCAGGTCACGCTTCCTCTCCCTACGGGACCAGATACCTGGGCTGGAGTCGGCCAAGACGCCGAAGGTGGCCATCCTGACCAAGGCAACAGAATACCTCTCAGAGCTGCACACCAGAGAGAAGCGGCAGCTTCAGGAGAAGAAACGCCTCAGatccaggcagcagcagcttctccgCAGACTATCTGAACTCAAGCGCTCATGA